The proteins below are encoded in one region of Acanthochromis polyacanthus isolate Apoly-LR-REF ecotype Palm Island chromosome 4, KAUST_Apoly_ChrSc, whole genome shotgun sequence:
- the lnx1 gene encoding E3 ubiquitin-protein ligase LNX isoform X2, which produces MKALLLLVLPWLSPANYTDNLGNLHILYSELCKGASHYGLSADRKRRSQEGECTDSTSELTIATLPNDGPTSAAVALLSDEPGLVNPAFDPSMEDNSQSGSTTSLAARSSSKKIRNFDRSSVRSRSFRRLNRAFSVLRRTKSGNAVSNETSEERDNARNSSVPQEVLPLPQLHHLIPDGEVTSIKITRDDPSDPLAISIVGGSETPLVRILIQDIYREGVIARDGRLLPGDMILKVNGIDISNVPHCFAVATLKQPCQLLRLTVLREQRHRYRSHSHGHQHGHGHGLDIASGHLSHGLPHHPMRDDSIHVVLNKSTPEEQLGIKLVRRPEEHGVYIFHLLEGGLAARDGQLCVADRVLAINGHDLRYGAPEHAALLIQASEERVHFIVSRQICLPTPDILQEAPWAMDGPPPYSPVDIEQTLLDSCQKPACYEKTVTLSKEPYDSLGMTVAGGMSSRGWDLPIYVTNVDADGVVGQEGSIRKGDILLNVNGMDLTGVTRGEAVANLKNTSSPVVLKVLEMRPPDESLQECTLPPCLTPSPTDSTKSPVPNDDYSPLWVSWLQLPRHLYCCKDIVLRRSTSGSLGFSIVGGQEEVNCNQSFFIRSIVEGTPAYNDGRIRCGDILLEVNGKSTWGMTHTALVRLLKELRGRITLTIVSWPGSLL; this is translated from the exons ATGAAGGCTCTGTTGCTGCTGGTTCTGCCCTGGCTCAGCCCGGCCAACTACACAGACAATTTGGGCAACCTGCACATCCTCTATTCAGAACT GTGTAAAGGCGCTTCTCACTATGGGCTCTCGGCGGACAGGAAGCGACGTTCGCAGGAGGGTGAATGCACCGACAGCACGTCAGAGCTCACCATCGCCACACTGCCCAATGATGGCCCCACCTCCGCCGCTGTGGCCCTCCTGTCAGACGAACCCGGCCTGGTCAACCCGGCCTTCGACCCCAGCATGGAGGACAACAGCCAGTCGGGCAGCACGACCAGCCTGGCGGCTCGCAGCAGCAGCAAGAAGA TCAGAAACTTTGACCGTTCTTCAGTGAGAAGCCGCTCCTTCAGGAGGTTGAACCGGGCCTTCAGCGTTCTTCGGAGGACCAAGAGTGGCAATGCAGTCAGCAACGAGACGTCCGAGGAGCGAGACAACGCCAGGAATTCCAGTGTGCCACAAGAAG TGCTGCCTCTTCCTCAGCTGCATCACCTGATCCCTGACGGTGAGGTTACCAGTATTAAGATCACGCGGGACGATCCGTCCGATCCGCTGGCCATCAGCATCGTCGGCGGTAGCGAGACCCCTTTGGTTCGCATCCTCATCCAGGATATCTATAGAGAAGGCGTCATAGCCCGAGATGGACGCTTGCTGCCTGGGGACATGATTCTGAAG GTAAATGGCATCGACATCAGCAACGTACCCCACTGCTTCGCCGTGGCAACCCTCAAACAACCCTGCCAACTCCTCCGGCTAACAGTTCTCAGAGAACAGCGCCATCGATACCGCTCGCACTCACACGGCCACCAGCATGGCCACGGACACGGCCTCGACATCGCCAGCGGCCACCTGTCTCACGGCCTGCCCCACCATCCCATGAGAGACGACAGCATCCACGTGGTCCTGAATAAAAGCACTCCAGAGGAACAGCTGGGCATCAAGCTGGTGCGGCGGCCAGAGGAGCACGGCGTCTACATCTTTCACTTGCTGGAGGGGGGGCTGGCGGCACGTGATGGACAGTTGTGCGTAGCCGACCGCGTGCTGGCCATCAACGGGCACGATCTACGCTATGGAGCGCCCGAACACGCTGCACTGCTTATTCAG gcGAGTGAGGAGCGTGTCCACTTCATCGTGTCTCGTCAGATCTGCCTGCCCACCCCAGACATCCTACAAGAAGCTCCGTGGGCCATGGATGGTCCCCCACCGTATTCCCCTGTGGATATAGAGCAAACACTGCTG GACTCTTGTCAGAAGCCTGCATGCTATGAGAAGACAGTTACTCTAAGTAAGGAGCCGTATGATTCCCTGGGTATGACGGTGGCGGGCGGCATGTCCAGCCGAGGGTGGGACCTCCCCATTTACGTCACGAACGTGGACGCTGATGGAGTGGTGGGACAAGAAGGCTCCATCCGTAAAG GTGACATTTTGTTAAACGTGAACGGGATGGACTTGACGGGGGTGACGCGAGGTGAAGCCGTGGCCAACTTGAAGAACACCTCCTCTCCCGTTGTGCTCAAGGTCTTGGAGATGCGTCCTCCGGATGAAAGCCTGCAAGAGTGCACGCTGCCACCTTGTCTCACACCATCGCCCACAGATAGCACCAAGAGTCCGGTGCCCAATGACGATTACTCCCCACTGTGGGTGTCATGGCTGCAGCTACCCAG GCATCTCTACTGCTGCAAAGACATTGTCCTGCGGCGGAGCACTTCAGGCAGCCTGGGCTTCAGTATTGTGGGAGGTCAGGAGGAGGTCAACTGCAATCAATCCTTTTTTATCCGGTCCATCGTGGAGGGGACACCAGCCTACAATGACGGCAGGATAAG GTGTGGGGACATCCTGCTCGAGGTGAACGGGAAGAGCACTTGGGGAATGACCCACACAGCTTTGGTTCGCCTCCTGAAGGAGCTCCGGGGCAGAATCACCCTGACCATCGTCTCGTGGCCGGGCAGCCTGCTGTAG
- the lnx1 gene encoding E3 ubiquitin-protein ligase LNX isoform X1 — MKALLLLVLPWLSPANYTDNLGNLHILYSELCKGASHYGLSADRKRRSQEGECTDSTSELTIATLPNDGPTSAAVALLSDEPGLVNPAFDPSMEDNSQSGSTTSLAARSSSKKSEFRNFDRSSVRSRSFRRLNRAFSVLRRTKSGNAVSNETSEERDNARNSSVPQEVLPLPQLHHLIPDGEVTSIKITRDDPSDPLAISIVGGSETPLVRILIQDIYREGVIARDGRLLPGDMILKVNGIDISNVPHCFAVATLKQPCQLLRLTVLREQRHRYRSHSHGHQHGHGHGLDIASGHLSHGLPHHPMRDDSIHVVLNKSTPEEQLGIKLVRRPEEHGVYIFHLLEGGLAARDGQLCVADRVLAINGHDLRYGAPEHAALLIQASEERVHFIVSRQICLPTPDILQEAPWAMDGPPPYSPVDIEQTLLDSCQKPACYEKTVTLSKEPYDSLGMTVAGGMSSRGWDLPIYVTNVDADGVVGQEGSIRKGDILLNVNGMDLTGVTRGEAVANLKNTSSPVVLKVLEMRPPDESLQECTLPPCLTPSPTDSTKSPVPNDDYSPLWVSWLQLPRHLYCCKDIVLRRSTSGSLGFSIVGGQEEVNCNQSFFIRSIVEGTPAYNDGRIRCGDILLEVNGKSTWGMTHTALVRLLKELRGRITLTIVSWPGSLL, encoded by the exons ATGAAGGCTCTGTTGCTGCTGGTTCTGCCCTGGCTCAGCCCGGCCAACTACACAGACAATTTGGGCAACCTGCACATCCTCTATTCAGAACT GTGTAAAGGCGCTTCTCACTATGGGCTCTCGGCGGACAGGAAGCGACGTTCGCAGGAGGGTGAATGCACCGACAGCACGTCAGAGCTCACCATCGCCACACTGCCCAATGATGGCCCCACCTCCGCCGCTGTGGCCCTCCTGTCAGACGAACCCGGCCTGGTCAACCCGGCCTTCGACCCCAGCATGGAGGACAACAGCCAGTCGGGCAGCACGACCAGCCTGGCGGCTCGCAGCAGCAGCAAGAAGAGTGAGT TCAGAAACTTTGACCGTTCTTCAGTGAGAAGCCGCTCCTTCAGGAGGTTGAACCGGGCCTTCAGCGTTCTTCGGAGGACCAAGAGTGGCAATGCAGTCAGCAACGAGACGTCCGAGGAGCGAGACAACGCCAGGAATTCCAGTGTGCCACAAGAAG TGCTGCCTCTTCCTCAGCTGCATCACCTGATCCCTGACGGTGAGGTTACCAGTATTAAGATCACGCGGGACGATCCGTCCGATCCGCTGGCCATCAGCATCGTCGGCGGTAGCGAGACCCCTTTGGTTCGCATCCTCATCCAGGATATCTATAGAGAAGGCGTCATAGCCCGAGATGGACGCTTGCTGCCTGGGGACATGATTCTGAAG GTAAATGGCATCGACATCAGCAACGTACCCCACTGCTTCGCCGTGGCAACCCTCAAACAACCCTGCCAACTCCTCCGGCTAACAGTTCTCAGAGAACAGCGCCATCGATACCGCTCGCACTCACACGGCCACCAGCATGGCCACGGACACGGCCTCGACATCGCCAGCGGCCACCTGTCTCACGGCCTGCCCCACCATCCCATGAGAGACGACAGCATCCACGTGGTCCTGAATAAAAGCACTCCAGAGGAACAGCTGGGCATCAAGCTGGTGCGGCGGCCAGAGGAGCACGGCGTCTACATCTTTCACTTGCTGGAGGGGGGGCTGGCGGCACGTGATGGACAGTTGTGCGTAGCCGACCGCGTGCTGGCCATCAACGGGCACGATCTACGCTATGGAGCGCCCGAACACGCTGCACTGCTTATTCAG gcGAGTGAGGAGCGTGTCCACTTCATCGTGTCTCGTCAGATCTGCCTGCCCACCCCAGACATCCTACAAGAAGCTCCGTGGGCCATGGATGGTCCCCCACCGTATTCCCCTGTGGATATAGAGCAAACACTGCTG GACTCTTGTCAGAAGCCTGCATGCTATGAGAAGACAGTTACTCTAAGTAAGGAGCCGTATGATTCCCTGGGTATGACGGTGGCGGGCGGCATGTCCAGCCGAGGGTGGGACCTCCCCATTTACGTCACGAACGTGGACGCTGATGGAGTGGTGGGACAAGAAGGCTCCATCCGTAAAG GTGACATTTTGTTAAACGTGAACGGGATGGACTTGACGGGGGTGACGCGAGGTGAAGCCGTGGCCAACTTGAAGAACACCTCCTCTCCCGTTGTGCTCAAGGTCTTGGAGATGCGTCCTCCGGATGAAAGCCTGCAAGAGTGCACGCTGCCACCTTGTCTCACACCATCGCCCACAGATAGCACCAAGAGTCCGGTGCCCAATGACGATTACTCCCCACTGTGGGTGTCATGGCTGCAGCTACCCAG GCATCTCTACTGCTGCAAAGACATTGTCCTGCGGCGGAGCACTTCAGGCAGCCTGGGCTTCAGTATTGTGGGAGGTCAGGAGGAGGTCAACTGCAATCAATCCTTTTTTATCCGGTCCATCGTGGAGGGGACACCAGCCTACAATGACGGCAGGATAAG GTGTGGGGACATCCTGCTCGAGGTGAACGGGAAGAGCACTTGGGGAATGACCCACACAGCTTTGGTTCGCCTCCTGAAGGAGCTCCGGGGCAGAATCACCCTGACCATCGTCTCGTGGCCGGGCAGCCTGCTGTAG
- the LOC110957136 gene encoding E3 ubiquitin-protein ligase LNX-like translates to MAEASAPPLSPSGYGLLSPPPDLCPTCGHSHQLEENHEYQYEDEVDDDLVCHICLQPLIRPLDTPCGHTYCQECLTSFLLESDFCPVCRAPLMLQSCRKPSLLVHKLLDKLTVACPFPDHCTETLPRGELADHIKSR, encoded by the coding sequence ATGGCCGAAGCATCGGCTCCACCTCTTTCCCCATCAGGCTACGGACTGTTGTCTCCACCTCCTGACCTGTGCCCGACATGTGGCCACAGTCACCAGCTGGAGGAGAACCATGAATACCAGTACGAGGACGAGGTGGACGACGACCTCGTCTGTCACATCTGCCTGCAGCCGCTCATCCGGCCTCTGGACACGCCTTGCGGACACACCTACTGCCAGGAGTGTCTCACCAGCTTCCTGCTGGAGAGCGACTTCTGTCCCGTGTGCCGGGCGCCCCTcatgctgcagagctgcaggaagCCCAGCCTGCTGGTGCACAAGCTGCTGGACAAGCTGACCGTTGCCTGCCCCTTCCCAGACCATTGCACTGAAACGTTGCCCCGTGGTGAACTAGCAGACCACATCAAAAGCAGGTAG